A genomic stretch from Pseudomonadota bacterium includes:
- a CDS encoding cysteine hydrolase has protein sequence MNDVVGHLKRAIEGARPRGIPILFGPMAYTEEDYAGEQLHRRSGINRLMFEKKMFLAGSWGADFHPDLQPREDDTVLLPHKSCDVFQTDLPEHLRRMGITHLVIAGMTANLCCESTGRHAMEEGFDVTFLSDAIGASGIPEYEASIRVNYPLIANAVITWTSF, from the coding sequence ATGAACGATGTGGTCGGCCATCTGAAGCGCGCTATTGAGGGCGCACGACCGCGCGGTATCCCCATCCTGTTCGGCCCGATGGCGTACACGGAGGAGGATTACGCTGGCGAGCAGTTACACCGGAGAAGCGGGATCAACCGCCTGATGTTTGAGAAGAAGATGTTTCTGGCGGGCAGTTGGGGGGCAGACTTCCATCCCGACTTGCAGCCGCGCGAGGACGATACGGTGCTCCTGCCGCATAAGAGTTGTGATGTTTTCCAGACCGACCTCCCTGAACACCTCCGGCGGATGGGGATTACTCATCTGGTAATCGCCGGAATGACCGCCAATCTGTGCTGCGAGTCCACCGGGCGGCACGCGATGGAAGAAGGATTCGACGTGACGTTTCTCTCCGACGCCATCGGCGCGTCAGGTATTCCGGAATACGAGGCTTCGATCCGCGTGAACTATCCGCTGATCGCCAACGCCGTCATAACGTGGACGAGTTTCTAG